In the genome of Granulibacter bethesdensis CGDNIH1, one region contains:
- the pbpC gene encoding penicillin-binding protein 1C has translation MRGKWRLVALAVVLVPSSLLALDAACPPDLSRAGRLSTELRDSSGGILNVAVTSDGFWRLRPRMDGVAPLYRSLLLAREDRWFAWHPGVNPLSVLRASWQVLRHGRVVSGGSTIAMQTVRLLHPEYHHARNWRGIPAKLLEMARAVQLQAHLGREGVLALYETLVPMGGNVEGVRSASLIWFGHEPDRLSREEASLLVAIPQSPTSRRPDRHQEAARRGAAHVLDIAQYGKPDSSAAIWPDMRWHRFPAFAQHLTARFGRDAGPVETMLDRHIQSGTEQTILSQMEQWSGSGADMAALVIRNRDRAVLAYVGGGHYFGSTGMVDAGMVDMVRAIRSPGSTLKPFLYAMAFDHALAAPDTLIADVPLQASTYAPHNFDHRWHGDVTARRALQWSLNIPAVALLARLGPDRFLAALRAAGMTVRLPRGATSAGLSLALGGVGVRMEDLAALYAGLASGGIMAPLTLRRDGRTVENGRLCSASSAAAVLDSLRDTSLPDGVAKPERPIAYKTGTSYGFRDAWSVGVSPLYTIVVWSGRKDGSPRPGAYGLTASGPVLFRLFDLLPPEAPLTVAAPERRGRLGAGLARLGQSVMAQGPRILFPPKGAVIDSSEEQPVDLRVEKGKPPYRWMVDGRTLPGSFPGQSPVWTPSKEQDGPGFHRLTVQDSAGRSDSIDVRLMVEAQDVAAQ, from the coding sequence ATGCGGGGTAAATGGCGGCTGGTTGCGCTGGCGGTCGTGCTGGTGCCGTCCAGCCTGCTGGCGCTTGACGCGGCCTGTCCGCCCGATCTGTCCCGTGCGGGGAGGCTTTCAACGGAGCTGCGCGACTCCTCGGGCGGGATTCTGAACGTTGCCGTGACCTCCGACGGGTTCTGGCGGCTGCGTCCACGCATGGACGGGGTGGCGCCGCTTTACCGTTCCCTGCTGCTGGCGCGTGAGGACCGGTGGTTTGCGTGGCATCCGGGGGTGAATCCCCTCTCTGTATTGCGGGCGAGCTGGCAGGTGCTGCGGCATGGCAGGGTGGTGTCGGGTGGCTCGACCATTGCCATGCAGACCGTGCGCCTGCTGCATCCGGAGTATCACCATGCCCGCAACTGGCGGGGTATTCCCGCCAAGCTGCTGGAAATGGCGCGGGCGGTGCAGTTGCAGGCGCATCTTGGGCGGGAGGGGGTGCTGGCCCTGTATGAGACGCTGGTTCCCATGGGGGGCAATGTCGAAGGGGTGCGCAGTGCATCCCTGATCTGGTTCGGCCATGAACCGGACCGCCTGAGCAGGGAGGAAGCGTCCCTGCTGGTTGCTATTCCGCAAAGTCCGACCAGCCGCCGCCCTGATCGGCATCAGGAGGCCGCCCGTCGCGGTGCCGCCCATGTTCTGGACATTGCGCAGTATGGAAAACCCGATAGTTCTGCTGCCATCTGGCCCGATATGCGCTGGCACAGGTTTCCAGCCTTTGCGCAGCACCTCACCGCTCGCTTCGGGCGTGATGCCGGGCCGGTGGAGACGATGCTGGATCGACATATCCAGTCCGGCACGGAGCAGACCATCCTCAGCCAGATGGAGCAATGGAGCGGCTCCGGTGCCGATATGGCGGCGCTGGTCATCCGCAACAGGGATCGCGCCGTGCTGGCCTATGTCGGAGGCGGCCATTATTTCGGCTCAACCGGGATGGTGGATGCCGGGATGGTGGATATGGTGCGGGCGATCCGTTCACCCGGCTCCACGCTGAAGCCTTTTCTGTATGCCATGGCGTTCGATCATGCGCTGGCGGCCCCGGATACGCTGATTGCCGACGTGCCTTTGCAGGCCAGCACCTATGCCCCGCATAATTTCGATCATCGCTGGCATGGCGATGTCACGGCACGTCGTGCCTTACAATGGTCGCTCAATATTCCGGCGGTGGCCTTGCTGGCGCGGCTCGGCCCGGATCGTTTTCTGGCGGCTCTGCGGGCTGCGGGCATGACGGTTCGGCTGCCGAGAGGGGCTACCTCTGCCGGTCTGTCGCTGGCATTGGGCGGGGTGGGGGTGCGGATGGAGGATCTGGCCGCGCTTTATGCCGGGCTTGCTTCCGGTGGGATCATGGCTCCCCTCACCCTGCGTCGTGACGGTCGGACGGTGGAGAATGGACGGCTGTGCTCTGCGTCTTCTGCTGCGGCGGTGCTGGATAGTCTGCGTGATACCTCCCTGCCCGATGGCGTGGCGAAGCCGGAGCGCCCCATCGCCTATAAAACCGGTACATCCTATGGATTCCGGGATGCATGGTCGGTTGGCGTCTCCCCCCTCTACACGATCGTGGTCTGGAGCGGGCGGAAAGACGGTTCTCCTCGACCCGGTGCGTACGGTCTGACTGCCTCCGGCCCAGTGCTGTTCCGGCTGTTCGATCTTCTGCCACCGGAAGCACCTTTGACGGTGGCAGCCCCGGAACGAAGGGGAAGACTGGGGGCGGGGCTGGCGCGTCTGGGGCAGTCGGTGATGGCGCAGGGGCCGCGCATCCTGTTTCCGCCCAAGGGAGCCGTGATCGACAGCAGTGAGGAGCAGCCGGTCGATCTGCGGGTTGAGAAGGGCAAGCCTCCCTACCGGTGGATGGTGGATGGCCGGACTCTGCCGGGTTCGTTTCCCGGGCAGAGTCCGGTCTGGACGCCATCAAAGGAACAGGATGGGCCGGGTTTTCATCGCCTGACTGTGCAGGACAGCGCGGGACGATCGGATTCGATAGACGTCAGGTTGATGGTGGAGGCGCAGGACGTTGCGGCTCAGTAA
- a CDS encoding alpha-2-macroglobulin family protein — protein sequence MSARAATHFWTAALLAGLAASPAFGQETLQFRGVAPEQTADSSGLCLRFDDKLSTEAGTNEAGFLKVSPAARIVTRVTANRLCVDGLSPGRDYTITVLPGLTGSKGQKTSRAFTVKAAMPDRDPMIAVGGKGWILSRATASGLTIQTVNTRRVRVRVFRMGERLLSSKLTNTGQYGRDIDLGKQNFSVWELRRLLQSDATQIWSGTMDTGTGAASEKNATVETAFPIPSIIKPEEAGAYLVIAENADRPAVSLLPGTEDGASDNGDVYESSIAGHWLIATRTGLSTWQGEDGLTVVARALSDAMPQAGLSVHLLSRGQDVLATAKTDSSGKAHFAAPLLAGTGAAAPALLIAQGGKGDIAVQSLEGQPFDLSDRGVSGRQPPGPIEAYLYADRGIYRPGETIHVMALLRQRSLDAAASMPLSLVLRRPNGMEAKRITLDAKSSPSGGFQHDFTLPDPSSHGNWTIEALTDPSRPPVGTLQVQVRDFVPQTLAVTLDGVPKAIGPAQPITGTLTGRFLYGAPAAGLHAEARLEFAPDPEPVPGLKGWHFGVVDETVAQNAMPLELPDADAAGKVTLDVTPKLPDSVASPLIATLVAGLAEPSGRVVETSQQIKLRTKPLLIGLLPEFSGDQVKEDTPARFRVATFSTDGKPVARPGLHWALVEEERHWDWLRENGSHWTYHYHVVDRTVASGTVDSTADGKTGIERSLPWGTYRLIVSDEASGAVTSMRFSSGWQSSTDMNADSPDKLAVSTDKNTLKAGETARVHIDAPFAGRAEIVIANSRVLETRDVAVPAGGLTVDVKAAEDWGAGAYVLATLYRPLDQKRRAHDPVRAVGLAWIATDTSAHRLTVEMKAPQQTLPRQHIWVPVHVARPDGGTPQSAYVTLAAVDEGILQITKFHAPDPLGALAAKQRLGVSMRDDYGRLLDDGARVGAVHEGGGGGDDDLGGAALPVRSSRTVALFRGPVALDAKGNATIELDVPDFQGELRLMAVAYDPQALGHADAPLTVRDPVVVTLALPRFLAPGDVAQPVLQLHDVDGAAGRYTVKITTQGPGQVSAQHALDYDLKPGDRVADPLTLTASGDGILTMETEVTGPNGFHVTHQDEIAVREPHFPFSIAQTALQTPGELWSYDPVAQKSFAPGSVSVSIGYNRFGGIDVAGLLRSLYQYPYGCTEQLASAALPLLYFNDPTLIGRDGKENRAVIQRVQGAIDTILDRQDASGRFGLWHLGDNGASNWLNIYAADFLVHARQAGFDIPDAALRRGLANVQAIISGSGNEESGYYRASRDVTVVYGLYLLARSGGQVDAALLHRISDSLGWMGGDKPEPGSVTFENGKPAPAIALAQLAGAASLTGDTERAKKLFRLASANLKLSSVPGEWMGGFYYTPLRDLAALIAIAAETRNDELATSLLASVQNQNLQPGSLNTQEKAWLLMAAHELQNGAPIKGGSLLTVNGVSRPGMLPIALSPSPEQLASGYAVRNDTQARLFRTVTVTGTPKASPKPIEAGYTLTRTLLNMDGSPVDPQRLRQNDRLIVALSGQVRDDGNHQTVLVDMLPAGWEIEAPMSSVKGYEFLQDLSPLQNWQARDDRFVAAFVLGQEGSRRYEDHDEEHPGLSSREFRVAYIVRLVTPGQFTRPEAIVEDMYRPSVMARTEAGVTRVGAR from the coding sequence ATGTCTGCCAGGGCTGCAACACATTTCTGGACTGCGGCTCTGTTGGCAGGATTGGCCGCTTCCCCCGCCTTTGGGCAGGAGACATTGCAGTTTCGGGGTGTAGCCCCCGAACAGACAGCCGATAGCTCCGGTCTGTGCCTGAGATTCGATGACAAGCTCTCGACCGAGGCCGGCACCAATGAAGCCGGCTTTTTGAAAGTGTCTCCGGCCGCCCGCATCGTCACCCGCGTGACTGCAAACCGTCTTTGTGTGGATGGCCTGTCGCCGGGGCGCGATTATACCATCACCGTTCTGCCCGGTCTGACGGGCAGCAAAGGGCAGAAGACCAGCCGTGCCTTTACCGTCAAGGCGGCAATGCCTGATCGCGATCCGATGATCGCGGTGGGTGGCAAAGGCTGGATTCTGTCGCGCGCGACTGCCTCCGGTCTGACGATCCAGACGGTCAATACGCGACGGGTGAGGGTCCGGGTGTTCCGCATGGGTGAACGTCTGCTGTCCTCCAAACTGACGAATACGGGGCAGTACGGACGCGATATTGATCTCGGCAAACAGAATTTCTCGGTCTGGGAACTCCGCCGCCTGTTGCAGAGCGACGCGACACAGATCTGGTCCGGCACGATGGATACCGGAACCGGCGCGGCGTCGGAGAAGAACGCGACTGTTGAAACGGCCTTCCCGATTCCCTCCATCATCAAGCCGGAAGAAGCTGGTGCGTATCTGGTCATCGCGGAAAATGCGGATCGCCCGGCGGTTTCTTTGCTGCCGGGAACGGAGGATGGAGCCAGCGACAATGGCGATGTGTATGAAAGCAGCATTGCGGGACACTGGCTGATTGCCACCCGTACCGGCCTGTCCACATGGCAGGGTGAGGATGGACTGACCGTGGTGGCGCGTGCGCTGTCCGATGCGATGCCGCAGGCGGGATTGAGCGTGCATCTGCTCTCACGCGGGCAGGATGTGCTGGCCACTGCGAAAACCGATTCCTCCGGCAAAGCCCATTTCGCCGCGCCATTGCTGGCAGGCACCGGGGCGGCTGCACCGGCACTGCTGATTGCACAGGGCGGGAAAGGGGATATCGCGGTCCAGAGTCTGGAAGGGCAGCCTTTCGATCTGTCTGATCGCGGTGTTTCCGGGCGGCAGCCGCCTGGTCCGATCGAAGCCTATCTTTATGCGGATCGCGGCATTTACCGCCCAGGCGAGACGATCCATGTCATGGCGCTCCTGCGTCAACGTTCTCTGGATGCGGCTGCCTCCATGCCGTTGAGTCTGGTGTTGCGCCGCCCGAACGGGATGGAGGCAAAGCGCATCACGCTGGATGCGAAATCCAGCCCATCTGGCGGATTCCAGCATGATTTCACGCTCCCTGATCCATCCTCTCACGGTAACTGGACGATCGAGGCGCTGACCGATCCCTCCAGACCGCCGGTCGGCACGCTTCAGGTGCAGGTGAGGGATTTCGTGCCGCAGACGCTTGCGGTGACGCTGGATGGAGTGCCGAAGGCAATTGGCCCGGCCCAGCCTATCACCGGCACGCTGACGGGCCGGTTCCTGTATGGGGCTCCGGCGGCCGGGCTGCATGCGGAGGCGCGGCTGGAATTCGCCCCCGACCCCGAACCGGTGCCCGGTCTGAAAGGCTGGCATTTCGGCGTGGTGGATGAGACGGTGGCGCAGAATGCCATGCCGCTCGAACTGCCTGATGCCGATGCGGCGGGGAAGGTGACACTCGATGTGACCCCCAAATTGCCCGATTCTGTTGCCTCCCCCCTGATTGCGACATTGGTGGCTGGTCTGGCGGAGCCGAGCGGGCGGGTGGTGGAGACCAGTCAGCAGATCAAGCTGCGGACAAAACCCCTTCTGATCGGTTTGCTGCCGGAATTCTCCGGCGATCAGGTGAAGGAGGATACGCCCGCCCGTTTCCGGGTTGCTACGTTCTCCACCGATGGCAAGCCGGTGGCCCGCCCCGGCCTGCACTGGGCGCTGGTGGAGGAGGAGCGGCACTGGGACTGGCTGCGTGAAAACGGCAGCCATTGGACGTATCATTATCATGTCGTGGATCGCACGGTGGCGTCCGGCACAGTGGACAGCACCGCGGACGGCAAGACCGGAATCGAGCGCTCCCTGCCATGGGGCACCTATCGGCTGATCGTCTCGGATGAGGCCAGCGGGGCTGTCACCAGCATGAGATTTTCCTCCGGCTGGCAATCCTCCACCGATATGAATGCGGATAGCCCCGACAAACTGGCTGTCTCCACGGACAAAAACACCCTGAAAGCCGGCGAGACTGCCCGGGTGCATATCGACGCGCCTTTTGCCGGCCGGGCGGAGATCGTCATCGCCAACAGCCGGGTGCTGGAAACCCGTGATGTTGCGGTTCCAGCGGGCGGTCTGACAGTCGATGTGAAGGCGGCGGAGGATTGGGGGGCGGGGGCGTATGTTCTGGCAACGCTGTACCGGCCGCTTGATCAGAAGCGTCGGGCGCATGATCCGGTACGGGCGGTGGGGCTTGCCTGGATCGCCACGGATACCTCCGCCCATCGTCTGACCGTTGAGATGAAGGCGCCACAGCAGACATTGCCACGGCAGCACATATGGGTGCCGGTGCATGTGGCACGGCCCGATGGAGGCACCCCGCAATCCGCCTATGTCACGCTGGCGGCGGTGGATGAGGGTATCCTCCAGATTACGAAATTCCACGCGCCCGACCCGCTGGGTGCGCTGGCGGCAAAACAGCGTCTGGGCGTGTCCATGCGTGATGATTACGGCCGCCTGCTGGATGATGGTGCCCGTGTCGGCGCGGTGCATGAAGGCGGTGGCGGCGGAGATGACGATCTGGGCGGGGCCGCCCTGCCGGTGCGCAGCAGCCGGACCGTGGCGTTGTTCCGGGGACCGGTTGCGCTGGATGCGAAGGGCAATGCCACCATTGAACTGGATGTCCCGGATTTTCAGGGTGAATTACGTCTGATGGCGGTGGCCTATGATCCGCAGGCGCTGGGGCATGCGGACGCGCCGTTGACGGTGCGCGATCCGGTGGTGGTGACTCTGGCGCTGCCACGTTTTCTGGCACCGGGCGATGTCGCGCAGCCAGTGTTGCAACTGCATGATGTTGACGGAGCGGCAGGCCGCTACACCGTGAAGATCACGACTCAGGGGCCCGGCCAGGTCAGTGCACAACATGCGCTGGACTATGATCTGAAGCCTGGGGATCGCGTGGCTGATCCGCTCACCCTGACTGCCAGTGGTGACGGCATCCTGACCATGGAGACCGAGGTCACGGGCCCGAACGGATTCCATGTTACCCACCAGGACGAGATTGCGGTACGGGAGCCTCATTTCCCCTTCAGCATCGCCCAGACCGCCCTTCAGACGCCGGGAGAGCTATGGAGCTATGACCCGGTTGCACAGAAAAGCTTCGCCCCCGGCAGTGTGTCGGTTTCTATTGGTTATAATCGCTTCGGCGGCATTGATGTCGCCGGTTTGCTGCGGTCGCTGTACCAGTACCCGTATGGCTGCACGGAACAGTTAGCCTCTGCGGCCCTGCCCCTGCTCTATTTCAATGATCCGACCCTGATCGGCAGGGACGGGAAGGAAAACCGGGCCGTCATTCAGCGTGTGCAGGGAGCGATCGACACCATTCTCGATCGTCAGGACGCATCTGGCCGGTTCGGTTTATGGCATCTGGGCGATAACGGGGCCTCGAATTGGCTGAATATCTATGCCGCTGATTTTCTGGTGCATGCGCGGCAGGCCGGGTTCGATATTCCCGATGCGGCGCTCCGTCGCGGTCTGGCCAATGTTCAGGCCATCATATCCGGCTCCGGCAACGAGGAAAGTGGTTATTATCGCGCCAGCCGGGATGTGACGGTCGTGTATGGTCTTTATCTGTTGGCCCGTTCGGGTGGTCAGGTGGATGCGGCCCTGCTGCACCGTATCAGTGACAGTCTCGGCTGGATGGGTGGCGACAAGCCGGAGCCGGGCAGTGTGACGTTCGAGAACGGCAAACCGGCCCCGGCGATTGCGCTCGCCCAGCTGGCGGGGGCTGCTTCCCTCACCGGCGATACGGAGCGGGCGAAAAAACTGTTCCGGCTGGCGTCCGCCAATCTCAAACTTTCCTCTGTGCCCGGTGAGTGGATGGGGGGGTTCTACTACACGCCGCTGCGTGATCTGGCGGCGCTGATCGCGATTGCGGCGGAAACACGCAATGACGAGCTTGCGACCTCTCTGCTGGCGAGCGTGCAGAACCAGAATCTTCAGCCGGGGAGCCTGAATACGCAGGAAAAGGCATGGCTGCTGATGGCGGCGCATGAATTACAGAACGGCGCGCCGATCAAGGGCGGATCGTTGCTGACGGTGAACGGTGTATCCCGACCGGGGATGTTGCCGATAGCGCTGTCCCCCTCGCCGGAGCAACTGGCCAGCGGATATGCGGTCCGCAATGACACGCAGGCGCGACTTTTCCGCACGGTGACCGTGACGGGAACGCCGAAAGCGTCCCCGAAGCCGATCGAGGCTGGCTACACCCTGACCCGCACCTTGCTGAACATGGATGGATCGCCGGTTGATCCGCAGCGTCTGCGGCAGAACGACCGGCTGATCGTCGCGCTGTCCGGTCAGGTCCGGGATGATGGCAATCATCAGACGGTGCTGGTGGATATGCTACCGGCGGGCTGGGAAATCGAGGCGCCGATGAGTAGCGTGAAAGGATATGAGTTCCTGCAGGATCTGTCTCCGCTGCAAAACTGGCAGGCTCGCGATGACCGCTTCGTGGCTGCTTTCGTGCTGGGGCAGGAGGGGAGTCGCCGCTACGAGGATCACGATGAAGAACATCCCGGCCTGTCATCCCGGGAATTCCGGGTGGCTTATATCGTGCGCCTGGTAACCCCCGGACAATTCACCCGCCCCGAAGCGATCGTCGAGGATATGTATCGTCCGTCCGTCATGGCCCGCACGGAAGCCGGTGTCACGCGGGTTGGTGCGCGTTGA
- a CDS encoding acyl-[ACP]--phospholipid O-acyltransferase, whose translation MERPPERRPLLAERAFAPLFWCQFFAAFNDNFLKNALVFLILWGVGGHQGTQHGGEALVTLAGAVFIAPFFLLSGLAGELADGHDKARVATWLKAAEIPAALLAVTGFLLHSLPLLFLALFCFGVLSALFGPVKYAILPDHLPQTRLGAANALIEAATFVSILLGTVAGGLAARGAPPAVFAVLVTLFAVLSFLFARRIPATGVAVPGLRVRANILASTGSLLRQLWEEKRLWRTALIAAWFWVSGAVGLSLLGPLVKSVLHGNELAVTLSLTVFSISVALGSFLAAALGGGRIALLPSVLGAALQGLAGLDLWRVIAHVPAGTGHDLPLGTFLQQPGVPHVMGDLVLLAVSAGLIAVPSFSALQAWAARSERARVVAAANIVSAGGMVAGGLVVAVLQLMGLGSGVLFGLLGMASLVVAGLALAFLPTNALRDAIWLLFRIVYRVELQGAEHLSRTGPRTVIALNHVSWLDAVLSLALLEQEPVFAIDRSVSEKFWVRPFLRFVRALPIEPAKPFATRTLINAVKAGDPLIIFPEGRITVTGSLMKVYDGAAMIAERSEADVIPVRLSGLEYTPFSRLNRKQAPRRLFPKVRITALAPQRLDVPAGLIGRRRREVAGRALNDVMTDLIWRTTPVDHTLFEAVRQAACLHGWRRVAIEDPVTGPLTYSRLLTGAAVLGRALSVYAGPDEALGVLLPNANATAVTFFALQSARRIPAMLNFTAGAANLLAACRAAQVKTVITSRAFISKAGLEPVIEALSASQRIVYLEDVRAGLSKWDKIRGVLTKSRALVPGRNPDAPAAILFTSGSEGTPKGVVISHRNILANSAQTAAVIDFGRQDKVFNVLPVFHSFGLMAGLVLPLSFGVPSYLYPSPLHYRIVPELIYATNATILLGTDTFLMGYARMAHPYDMRALRYVVAGAEPVKAATRHVYEEKFGVRVLEGYGVTETSPVLALNTPMHNRYGTVGRLLPGIVPRLEPVAGVETGGRLWVRGPNVMLGYLRTDAPGVIEPPPGGEHDTGDIVTIGEDGFVTIQGRAKRFAKLGGEMISLAAVEALASDLWPDAMSAATSLPDGRKGERIVMLTTQADASKQVFLAHAKAAGASEMMVPAVIVTVDSLPLMGSGKIDHPAVRRQAETLL comes from the coding sequence ATGGAGCGCCCGCCCGAGCGGCGTCCGTTGCTGGCCGAGCGGGCCTTTGCGCCGCTGTTCTGGTGCCAGTTTTTTGCGGCGTTCAATGATAATTTTCTGAAAAATGCGCTGGTCTTCCTGATCCTCTGGGGTGTCGGTGGTCACCAGGGTACCCAGCATGGCGGGGAAGCTCTGGTCACTCTGGCGGGCGCGGTATTCATCGCGCCGTTTTTTCTGCTGTCCGGTCTGGCGGGAGAGCTGGCGGATGGACATGACAAGGCCCGTGTCGCCACATGGTTGAAGGCGGCGGAAATTCCGGCGGCGCTTCTGGCCGTGACGGGATTTCTGCTGCACTCTTTGCCTTTGCTGTTTCTGGCGCTGTTTTGCTTCGGTGTTTTGTCCGCCCTGTTCGGGCCGGTGAAATACGCCATTTTGCCCGATCATTTGCCCCAGACCCGTCTGGGGGCTGCGAATGCGCTGATCGAGGCGGCGACTTTCGTTTCCATCCTGCTGGGCACTGTTGCTGGCGGACTGGCGGCAAGGGGGGCACCGCCTGCGGTGTTCGCCGTGCTGGTAACACTGTTTGCCGTGCTCTCCTTTCTGTTTGCGCGGCGTATTCCGGCGACCGGTGTTGCGGTCCCGGGGCTTCGGGTCCGGGCCAATATCCTGGCCTCCACCGGTTCGCTGCTGCGTCAGTTATGGGAAGAAAAGCGGCTGTGGCGGACGGCGCTGATTGCCGCATGGTTCTGGGTATCGGGCGCGGTGGGCCTGTCGTTGCTGGGGCCGCTTGTGAAATCCGTGCTGCATGGCAATGAACTGGCCGTGACGCTGTCGCTGACGGTGTTTTCCATCAGCGTGGCGCTCGGCTCCTTTCTGGCGGCGGCACTGGGCGGCGGACGGATCGCATTGCTGCCTTCGGTGCTGGGGGCGGCTCTGCAAGGGCTGGCCGGTCTCGATCTGTGGCGGGTGATCGCGCATGTGCCGGCGGGTACAGGGCATGATCTGCCGCTCGGCACGTTCCTGCAGCAGCCCGGTGTGCCGCATGTGATGGGTGATCTGGTCCTGCTGGCGGTGTCGGCCGGTCTGATTGCCGTGCCATCCTTTTCCGCCTTGCAGGCATGGGCCGCCAGATCCGAACGAGCCCGCGTCGTGGCGGCTGCGAATATTGTTTCAGCGGGAGGCATGGTCGCTGGCGGACTGGTAGTGGCAGTGCTGCAACTGATGGGCTTGGGCAGCGGGGTGTTGTTCGGACTGCTCGGCATGGCCAGTCTGGTGGTGGCCGGGCTGGCGCTGGCATTTTTGCCTACCAATGCGCTGCGGGATGCGATCTGGCTGCTGTTCCGCATCGTCTATCGGGTCGAGTTGCAGGGGGCTGAACATCTGTCCCGCACGGGTCCGCGTACTGTGATTGCGCTTAATCATGTCAGCTGGCTGGATGCCGTGCTGTCTCTGGCCTTGCTGGAACAGGAGCCGGTTTTTGCGATTGATCGCTCCGTGTCTGAAAAATTTTGGGTGCGACCTTTCCTGCGCTTCGTGCGGGCGTTACCGATCGAGCCGGCGAAGCCGTTTGCCACCCGCACGTTGATCAATGCCGTGAAAGCCGGTGATCCGCTGATTATCTTCCCCGAGGGCCGCATCACCGTCACCGGCAGCCTGATGAAGGTCTATGACGGCGCGGCGATGATCGCGGAACGGAGCGAGGCGGACGTCATTCCGGTCCGGCTCAGCGGTCTGGAATACACGCCGTTCAGCCGCCTCAACCGGAAACAGGCACCGCGTCGCCTGTTCCCCAAGGTGCGGATAACGGCGCTGGCGCCGCAACGTCTGGACGTTCCCGCCGGTCTGATCGGTCGTCGCCGCAGGGAGGTTGCGGGCCGTGCACTGAATGATGTGATGACCGATCTCATCTGGCGCACGACTCCGGTCGATCACACACTGTTCGAGGCGGTGCGACAGGCGGCCTGCCTGCATGGCTGGCGGCGCGTGGCGATCGAGGATCCGGTTACCGGTCCGCTGACCTACAGCCGCCTGCTGACCGGTGCGGCAGTGCTGGGCCGTGCGCTGAGTGTGTATGCCGGGCCGGATGAGGCGCTGGGCGTTCTGCTGCCTAACGCCAATGCAACCGCGGTGACGTTTTTCGCGCTGCAATCTGCGCGCCGGATTCCGGCGATGCTGAACTTCACGGCGGGTGCGGCCAATCTGCTGGCGGCTTGCCGGGCTGCGCAGGTGAAAACAGTGATTACCTCCCGCGCTTTCATCAGTAAGGCCGGGCTGGAGCCGGTGATCGAGGCCCTCTCTGCCAGCCAGCGCATCGTCTATCTGGAAGATGTGCGCGCCGGGTTGAGCAAATGGGACAAGATCCGCGGGGTGCTGACCAAATCCAGGGCACTGGTGCCGGGGCGGAACCCTGATGCGCCGGCGGCTATTTTGTTTACCTCCGGTTCGGAGGGTACGCCGAAAGGCGTCGTGATCAGCCACCGGAATATTCTGGCGAACTCCGCGCAGACGGCGGCAGTGATCGACTTCGGGCGGCAGGATAAGGTGTTCAATGTACTGCCCGTTTTTCACTCTTTCGGGTTGATGGCGGGGCTGGTGCTGCCATTGTCTTTCGGGGTGCCGAGCTATCTGTATCCCTCGCCGTTGCACTACCGCATCGTGCCGGAGCTGATTTATGCCACCAATGCGACCATCCTGTTGGGCACGGACACGTTTCTGATGGGGTATGCGCGTATGGCGCATCCCTATGATATGCGCGCCCTGCGTTATGTCGTGGCAGGGGCGGAGCCGGTAAAAGCCGCGACCCGCCATGTCTATGAGGAAAAATTCGGCGTGCGTGTGCTGGAGGGTTATGGCGTAACGGAGACCTCCCCAGTGCTGGCCTTGAACACGCCGATGCACAATCGTTACGGCACGGTCGGTCGTTTGCTGCCCGGGATCGTGCCGCGTCTGGAGCCGGTGGCAGGCGTCGAGACGGGCGGGCGTCTGTGGGTGCGGGGGCCGAATGTGATGCTCGGCTATCTGCGCACCGATGCACCGGGTGTGATCGAGCCTCCACCGGGAGGTGAACACGATACGGGGGATATCGTCACCATCGGCGAGGACGGCTTCGTGACCATTCAGGGCCGTGCCAAACGTTTTGCAAAATTGGGTGGGGAAATGATCTCGCTGGCGGCGGTGGAGGCTCTCGCCTCCGATCTCTGGCCGGATGCGATGTCGGCGGCCACCTCCCTGCCGGATGGCCGCAAGGGGGAGAGGATTGTGATGCTGACCACGCAGGCCGATGCGTCCAAACAGGTGTTTCTGGCCCATGCCAAGGCAGCCGGTGCCTCTGAAATGATGGTCCCGGCGGTGATCGTGACGGTGGATTCGCTGCCCCTGATGGGCAGTGGGAAAATCGACCATCCTGCCGTGCGGCGTCAGGCGGAAACTCTGCTGTGA
- a CDS encoding acyl-CoA thioesterase, translating to MSDPDLTSSSRSADPELSEGEGPPAEPPMIRTIAMPADTNPAGDIFGGWLMSLMDMAAGNVATRYARGRCVTVAVDSIAFLAPVVVGDEVSLYAKLLSTGRSSMRIAVEAWRRPRVAEDYRKVTRAVFVFVAIDENRRARPLPTSTLELE from the coding sequence ATGTCCGATCCAGACTTAACCTCCTCCTCCCGTTCTGCGGATCCTGAACTGTCCGAAGGTGAAGGCCCGCCCGCCGAGCCGCCGATGATCCGTACTATCGCCATGCCGGCGGATACGAATCCGGCCGGTGATATTTTCGGTGGCTGGCTGATGTCGCTGATGGATATGGCAGCCGGAAACGTGGCCACACGCTATGCGCGGGGCCGCTGCGTCACGGTCGCTGTCGACTCGATCGCCTTTCTGGCGCCTGTGGTGGTGGGTGATGAGGTCAGCCTGTATGCGAAGCTGCTCTCCACCGGGCGCAGTTCGATGCGGATTGCGGTGGAAGCATGGCGACGCCCCCGCGTTGCGGAGGATTATCGCAAGGTGACGCGGGCCGTGTTCGTGTTTGTCGCCATTGATGAAAATCGGCGTGCCCGTCCGTTGCCCACCAGCACTCTCGAACTCGAATAG